The sequence aaagttaGTCTTGATATTtgcaattggaaaaaaaatctaaaagcaattaagaaaagaaaagccaGACAAGTCTAAAGCTATGGGAGACTTTTGCCAACAATATGGCTATAGTGCCCTAACAGttgaaaataaatccaaaagtAATAGGTCTACTCCTtataaaaaggaattttcattagtttttttctcaaaaacccAATAAGCCTCTACAAAAGGTTAAAAGAATTTAGAGACCCAAACAAGTGCTAATTTGTTACGAATGTGGCAAAAGGGGGCATAATAGTAATAAATGCACTTCAAAAGCCAAGATTAATGAAATCAATGATGAAGGGCTTAAGCAGGAATTAATGGCCACCTTCATCAATGAAACTAAAAGTGAATGAGaagacaaatattttgaagaatCAGACTCAGAAAATCCTTAAGATGAAATAGCACATCAATCAATAAATGACATTAACAGgaacaaataaaactaaattagtGAGGCTAAATAGTCAACATGGAAATGCTGATGAAGGTGCGCATGATTGGTTAGAACTGTGTTCAAAATTTTggttatgaatgaaaaaaaacccaaattagTGAGGCTAAATAATAAACAAGGAGGAGCCACTATGAGGAGCAGATTTTGTCATTGGGATGCACTTTTCTACCCTGCACAATATTATTTCTTTCCACACAACTAGATGACTCCAAAAACTGATGCTGACATTGTAAAAATATGGAAAGGAATGATCAAATAGATGGGTAAAGACATGgaaataaaatgatcaaatagaTTGGTTCAGTGCTACTTTGTGGTGCTCACCGCCTCCTCCTCCCTTTCAAGAATGTTGAGAGGAGATCAGGGTAAAAAGTTCCAAAATCACTCTTTACATAAGTAGGTAGTCAGATGGCTGGGTGGAGGGAAGTGGTGTGTTTTCTGGACTTTTAAATCATCAAGTGGAATAATTCTAGCAATTGTCATATCTAACACAGTTTAGGAAATAATTTCTTAACATTTGTCTTAGAAATTTGTATAATCCCTGTTTATAAAAATGGCAGAAAGCAAAATTACTTTGCATAACAATAAAGCATATAATTAATCATATGGTGCAGAATACAATGGAGTATTTTCTTCTGTGATATCATTTGAGCCTATGGATGCTTTTAGACGTAGTTTATATTTTCAACAATCTCAGATTTTGCTAAAATTCAATTGGTAATGCAGGAATACTTCCAAACAACTTACAAGTTTTTGGAGCTCTCCCCACATGTTTTAGTCCCCATGCATGGGAGAGTTAATATGTGGCCAAAGCACATGCTTTGTCAGTATCTCAAGTATGAAACAGCTCTCTTTCCTCCCTTCCCATCACAGTACAAAGTATCTCTTTTGATCTCACTTTTGATCTCACTTTTGGCTTAATTGATCATAGGAGATTCACCTATCACATCATCTTAGAGAATAATTCATTCGAGGAATTTGCCTGGGATTTCTTTTAATTCTCAATGCCCAAGAAACATTATACTAACAAGGTTGATTAGCTAGTTGTTTTAGCTCATAAATAATTGGTTCACAACATTTATGTTTGTTTACCAACCATTGAAGTCAGGCCCAGCATTTACAGTTTCAATATAACTTGGTCTTCTTGCATCTAATCATACGTGATATGATAAACAATGATCAAACAATTAATGCATCATCGTTCTTACTTCCAGGAATCGAAGAAATAGGGAGTCAACCATCTTAAAAGCCATAGAAAATGGAGCGCAATCACTGTTTGACATTGTTGCATATACATATTCTAATGTTGATCGCAGTTTCTGGATTCGTGCTGCATCAAATGTGAGGCTTCACGTGGATCATCTGGCCTGTCAAGATAAATTACCAAAGGTAGAATTTGCTTATGCCATGGGTAATCTGTCAAGGCATATTAGCATGCATACAAATCTTTGTTTCCATTTCTAAATGCTAGAGAGATGGTGGCACATGTGACACCTGTGCAGTCACATCATAAAAGGCTCGTTTGGAAAGAGACTATGGATAAGTTGTttgcaattttgaaaattgttgaaGAGAAAAATGGGGTTAATTCCCCAGAATGGAACAGGTATTTAGCCTGaccaatattatatatatctaGAGACATGTAAATAATCAGGGTGTTCAgacaaaaactataaaaactttATACAATACTAGTGATGCAAAATTTATTTAAGGAAGAACCTGCCTAAAGAATAACAAAGATATTAACTAGccatttttcccattttcaagTTTCTCCCTTCAAGAAATTACATTTAAATGTGTACTACTGAACTGCTTATCCTAACAGATCCTAAGAGAAGTGTGACTAAAAGTATTGCATTTAAATATGTCAAAGGAGTGATTCTCAATATATTGTTTTCTGAATCAATGTTTGGCAATAATTTGCAAATGTGATTTCACATGTAAAATAAGGATGAACCCTGAAGTAGGTTATTTGAATTTTACATTTACATCTCAACCACtgtagttaataaaaaaaaaaaacaagcaaacatCTGGTACCATAATAGAAAGCAAGCAGGGTAAAGCTACAAAAGCTATTGACAAATCTGATTTTTTGTTACACATTACATGTCTTTGATAAAGGGTGTTTTTCTCATGAAATACAATTGAGAGGTCAGTTTTATTTCATAAGATTTATCAAAACAAAGTTACCTCCACATAGCCTTGTTATGGCCATTACTGTAATTTCTTATGCCTCAGGAAAGGAGGTTTTGGTCATGTTCTGTGATATTTTCGTGAAAATTTAAAGTCTATCTCTAAATGTTTTGTGTGGAACTGTAAAAACATTGTTTGTTATGAAATGCTTATTGAACACCTTGCTTGGCAATCCAATCATAGCGGAGGCCaccttaaaataatatttgccTGCTCTATAGATTTTTCTTAAGAAGTTTTGTAGTGACATGCCCTTGTCTCCAAATAATTGAAGGGTCTTTAGACTCTGAAATCGCCACTTTCAAATAAGTAGAAATTGCCCTATCAGATTGGTCACATCTACTCTTATTTTGTTGAAGTGGAGGCATACATGTTAATGACACATTCCTTATCTATGTCAACTTCTAACTGTCCCTCTGAGAGTGTCCAGGACTTCTCTTTGGAAACTTTCAATTGTAGCTGGGTTTCATTTGCTGAACAAGTGGGTAAACATGATCCCAAGTGAGGGAAGGTACTTGCACGTTCACCACTTACATTTTTTTAGGGCGGACCACTTTCCTGGCatttttcctcagagaatgTATATGTCATAGGCAATATGATCAAATAATTTCTGTatcttctttatatataaaagagtgTCGTTTTGCTGAGAATAATTAGGTGCTTGtaatttatgtttttcatttcatgTGGGGCTGACTGACCTAAAGCTTTTTGCCTTGCACCTGTAGGAATTTTCTATTCAAAAGTTCCAGAAAACTTGCAGGCTGCATTTCCTATCCCGATGGATATGGGCATACCTCAACAGAGGTTTTCCATTAAAGGATCAGAAGCTAAGAATAACCAAAATGATTATTGCTATAGGGGTGGCTGGCTTTGCTGTGTTGTACTCGATTAAAAACATGGGTTCAAATAAGTCTAGCAGCTAAAGAGTGAATAACATTCAGATCAGGATAccttttaattatgtttgaaaaattaattatctttcCTTCTAGGAGAGATATTATGTTGTAATAATGGCAATACTTATGCTTTTGCAACGGTCTAGCTATCCTTGTGCTACAAAGGAATATGAACTAATAAGAAAGTGTGCATCATCAAGAAAGTTAATTATGATTGCCCTAAAGAGACCTGCATATTTTGTGCCTTGTTCTGCATTCTTCTCCCAGCTCTGAAATTCTTGACCATGAACAATTTGAGGGTGCCTAGCATGGTTCTCAGTTTATCGGGTTCTTACTTCTCGGTTAAGGTTTGATGGGACTTGTTGGTTGGTGAAGAtctgacctttttttttttctccctcttcttgtcattaataatatatttttcctcttttattctTCAGCTCATCATTCTACCAGATGACACCCCCATCTCTGCTGTGGAACCCAGGACACATGTACAACACGCCCAAGTGCATTCATGTAGAACGCATGATATTCATGATAGCCCCTGCATCTCTCGTGTATGTGCGCGTGCAAATCACATCATTCATTCACCCCATCTGCCATTTACCTTGAAACGTCCCATTGGCAATTACAGAACTTCACACTCCTCAGCTTCCCTTGGCAGAATGTTCTTTAAGCCCTGTATTTCTTTAACAGAATGTTCTTTTCCCTAAGCAAAATGCCTAGCTTCTACCTCACACACACTACCACTGCGTTTTCCATGTGCATTTCCCCTTCTCCTTTCTCCAATTGGAACGTTTTAGGCCCACCCCAGTACTCATTTCTGGGCCTAACACCACCCTGTCTCACTTTATTGCTTTAAAGGAACCCATGGTTACGTTTTTGCATTAGTGGAGAATGCCAATTTCTCACTCTTACATTAAGGCACACAAAGAGATGAAGCAGTGCAGGTTCACCTTGTTTGTCAAAGAACTGTCAATACGCATTAGAAGGGAGGTTAGAGAAGGGAGTTTTCAGATCACAACTACTATATTCTTCTGTTTGTCAGTGGCATTTTTTGTGGTCATTCTGGGAATGTTCATCAATGATCATGTTAGGAAGTTCATAGTCTCAGAGGAATTCTACTTACCTCAACTCACTAAATTTTCTCAACTGTCACCTTGGTCTCCATATTCACAGTTTCTATGCAACACttccttgttttcttctcctacCTTGCCGCCGTTGAATTCCTCAACTAGTAGTAGAGCATTGAGAGATTTGATAGCTCCCAAGGAACTATGGCATTCCATGAACGATAAAGAGCTGATGTGGCGAGCATCAATGGTTCCTCATTTTGTGGATTACCCATATGATCGGATCCCAAAAGTGGCATTCATGTTTTTAAGCAGGGGAAGATTGCCATTGGCATCACTTTGGGAGAAGTTCTTCAAAGGTCATGCAGGGCTATACTCAATTTACCTCCATACTTCACCAGAATTCAACACTGAGATGCCAGAATCCTCGGTGTTTTACAAGCGCAGAATACCAAGCAAGGTTAGAATATTTTCCACAGCATTTCAAATTATATGTTTGACAAGATGAATCTCATTCCTTTGGATGTTTTTGCAGCCAGTTGACTGGGGAAAGGCAACAATGGTGGATGCTGAGAGGCGCCTGCTAGCGAATGCCCTCCTTGACTTCTCCAATGAGAGATTTGTTCTACTCTCAGAGACATGCATTCCTTTGTTCAACTTCACTACCATCTACAAATACCTCATCAACTCTAACCACAGCTTTGTCAGCTCTTTTGATGATCCTAGACACATCGGCCGTGGCCGTTACAACAAACGAATGTTTCCAACTGTGACATTGCCTGATTGGCGCAAAGGGTCCCAATGGTTTGAAGTCTACCGGAAGCTCGCCATTGAGATAGTGTCAGATGTGACATACTACCCCATCTTTCAAGAACATTGCAGGCCTCCTTGTTACATGGATGAACACTACTTAGCAACTCTTGTGAATAAGCTCCGCCCAGACCTGAACTCAAATAGGAGCATCACTTGGGTTGATTGGTCCAGGGGTGGCTCACACCCAACAAAGTTTGTGAGGAAGGATGTTGCAGAAGCGTTTCTGAATCAGGCAAGACATGGGTTTAATTGTTCTTATAATAGTGGTTTGAGCTCTATTTGCTTCCTTTTTGCCAGGAAATTTCATCCTAGCACTCTAGAGCCTTTGCTAAGGATAGCTCCCTCACTGCTTGGTTTTGACCCCTAGAATATGTTTATTCATGAGGCAATGATTTAAGTTGAGTTGCTACAGCACTTCCTCAGGCTTATGCCAACAAGCTACATGGGTCATGAGAACAATCCTATTCTACCAGGATTCAGGATGGTGCCTACCTTTTCTATTCTTCTTTGCCTTTCCAATCTATAggtaaattaaaatattatggaACACAATTTGTGACAAGTCCTGTAACATGgcctgttttaaaaaaaatgccttGATAGTaggatatatataaaatgaaagaacTAGCAATGGACCTCTACTTGCATGCACAGAAATTGAAACACATTCTCTAGTTCATAAGGTGTGTGATGATTCTTTGATCTTCATGATTGAAGGACCTGCAAAACCTAAAACCAGATGGAGAAGAAATAACAAAGAAATCATTTTGTAAGAAGAACaggcaaaaaaaaagaaaaaagaataggTGAATAATATATACCAACATAACAATACATATCAATATAGCTTTAGGCTGAGACACCTTACTTTCTGGACACAAAAATTTATATTGCAGAAAGTAATTTGGTGAGGGTTAATTGCCATGGAGATCATCAGAGAGTAGTTTCTTTGGAGGTCATGGATAAATGGCTTGAGTATCTTAATCTGAAATCAAAATGGTCCTTTATAGATTTCTTCTAAGATTTGTTGAGCTCGTTTTAAAAGCTTGGATTGAGTTCTATTTATAGTGTTTAAgttttatcttttcaattttgaattagtcacaattaatttaatttgagtATATGCAAAATTATATAGGATTAAATTTTCCACTTTGAATATGAGTGAATCAGttttttgaacttgaatttttgctttaatgaagtttataaatataatttgagTGGTACTAAAATTTCatcttatttgaattttttctttaagaaatcaACAACTTTTATAGGCGAGGAATAATATTCAATTTAGGTTTTATattgaattaattgattaaaagggataaagAGATCCCGTATTTGTaatcttctctattttttgtcTTGAAAAGtgacctattttttttttacataaatgcccctaaacatattaattatttaaatgtatttttttaatatatatatatatttttttttacaagaaaaaaatgagaacatTTTTGTTCAAAAGGAGTATTTT is a genomic window of Vitis riparia cultivar Riparia Gloire de Montpellier isolate 1030 chromosome 1, EGFV_Vit.rip_1.0, whole genome shotgun sequence containing:
- the LOC117916156 gene encoding glycosyltransferase BC10-like, producing MPISHSYIKAHKEMKQCRFTLFVKELSIRIRREVREGSFQITTTIFFCLSVAFFVVILGMFINDHVRKFIVSEEFYLPQLTKFSQLSPWSPYSQFLCNTSLFSSPTLPPLNSSTSSRALRDLIAPKELWHSMNDKELMWRASMVPHFVDYPYDRIPKVAFMFLSRGRLPLASLWEKFFKGHAGLYSIYLHTSPEFNTEMPESSVFYKRRIPSKPVDWGKATMVDAERRLLANALLDFSNERFVLLSETCIPLFNFTTIYKYLINSNHSFVSSFDDPRHIGRGRYNKRMFPTVTLPDWRKGSQWFEVYRKLAIEIVSDVTYYPIFQEHCRPPCYMDEHYLATLVNKLRPDLNSNRSITWVDWSRGGSHPTKFVRKDVAEAFLNQARHGFNCSYNSGLSSICFLFARKFHPSTLEPLLRIAPSLLGFDP